The Actinobacillus suis ATCC 33415 DNA segment ACGCGGGCGATTCTACGTAGGGATAACAAGGTGAGCAAGTGTATTTACTTAAAAAAGTAGGAGTTCCGACCAGTAGGCGGAATACCTCTTTCCGTTTATAAGGCTATCGGGTCGATATGAGAACTAAAACGGCAATAGATTGTACGTTATATCAATTTCTTCGGCTTTAGTCGGGATTATTATTTTATGAGCTTTAAAAATCATTTATAATTGTAAAGTTATTGATTTAAAAAAATGCAAACTATTCTTTTATGTTATCAATAAGGATTATTAATAATCTTTATCATTTATAAAACCTTTCAGTGTGATAAGTGTAAAATTCTTGACTGTAACAGTCAGGTATATCAAAATTCACACCGTAAATCGATTACTATTTCCTTATTAAAAGAGGGACAAAAATTATGAAATTAACGTCAAGAGGGCGTTATGCGGTAACTGCGATTCTAGATATTGCGTTACACGGAAAGTCTTTGCCGGTAAGCCTTGCCGATATTTCGGAACGTCAAGCGATTTCATTGTCGTATTTGGAACAATTATTTGCTCAATTACGTCGCGAAGGAATCGTGCATAGCGTGAGAGGTCCGGGCGGCGGTTATCAACTCGGTAAGCAACCTGAAGAGATTAGTGTGGGGATGATTATTGCGGCGGTGAATGAAAATCTCGACGTAACCAAATGTAAAGGTAGCGGCAACTGTAGCAAAAACTCTCAGTGCTTAACCCATCATTTATGGGAACGTTTAGAAGAACAAATCGGTGTGTTTTTAAATACGATTACTTTAGCGGAACTTGTTGAAGAACATTCGGATCACGATTGTGAAAAAGAACATTGCCACGATCATTCACACAAACATTAATTGCAACAATTTCAATAAAAACGGCCGCTTATTTAAAGCGAGTTAGGAGTAACAATGTCAGTTAAATTACCTATCTATTTAGATTATGCAGCAACTACGCCGATGGACGAGCGTGTTGCGCAAAAAATGATGCAATATATGACCAAAGACGGTATCTTTGGTAACCCGGCTTCACGTTCGCATAAATTCGGTTGGGAAGCGGAAGAAGCGGTAGATGTTGCACGTAACCATATTGCGGATTTAATCGGCGCGGACAGCCGTGAAATCGTATTTACTTCAGGTGCGACGGAGTCGGATAATCTTGCGATCAAAGGTGCGGCGCATTTTTACCAAACTAAAGGTAAACATATCATCACGGTTAAAACCGAACACAAAGCGGTATTGGATACTTGCCGTCAGTTAGAGCGTGAAGGTTTTGAAGTAACTTACTTAGATCCGGAAGAAGACGGTATTTTAGATTTAGCGAAATTAGAAGCGGCGATTCGTCCGGACACCATTTTAATTTCCGTGATGCACGTAAATAACGAAATGGGTGTTATCCAAGACATCAAAGCAATCGGTGAAATCTGCCGTGCGAAAAAAATCATTTTCCACGTGGATGCAACGCAATCGGTCGGTAAAGTGCCGGTAAACGTACAAGAATTAAAAGTGGATTTAATGTCTTTCTCAAGCCACAAATTATACGGACCAAAAGGTATCGGCGGCTTATATGTATGCC contains these protein-coding regions:
- a CDS encoding Rrf2 family transcriptional regulator, whose amino-acid sequence is MKLTSRGRYAVTAILDIALHGKSLPVSLADISERQAISLSYLEQLFAQLRREGIVHSVRGPGGGYQLGKQPEEISVGMIIAAVNENLDVTKCKGSGNCSKNSQCLTHHLWERLEEQIGVFLNTITLAELVEEHSDHDCEKEHCHDHSHKH
- a CDS encoding IscS subfamily cysteine desulfurase, which translates into the protein MSVKLPIYLDYAATTPMDERVAQKMMQYMTKDGIFGNPASRSHKFGWEAEEAVDVARNHIADLIGADSREIVFTSGATESDNLAIKGAAHFYQTKGKHIITVKTEHKAVLDTCRQLEREGFEVTYLDPEEDGILDLAKLEAAIRPDTILISVMHVNNEMGVIQDIKAIGEICRAKKIIFHVDATQSVGKVPVNVQELKVDLMSFSSHKLYGPKGIGGLYVCRKPRVRIEAIIHGGGHERGMRSGTLPVHQIVGMGEAYRIAKEEMATEMPRLRALRDRLYNGFKDIEEVYVNGSMEEGKRVDSNLNISFNFVEGESLMMALRDIAVSSGSACTSASLEPSYVLRAIGRDDELAHSSIRFTLGRWTTEEEIDYTIELVKKAIVKLRELSPLWEMFKEGVDLSKIEWNHH